The following are encoded in a window of Phaseolus vulgaris cultivar G19833 chromosome 3, P. vulgaris v2.0, whole genome shotgun sequence genomic DNA:
- the LOC137807382 gene encoding uncharacterized protein — protein sequence MESGGVWWCVSAVKMVVESIKIIGCNKLVFASILLLTTLPLSTLLISQSISTHSLTSQIHHLGALARYAPTRFEARHVWLQSRHDALSLLRIKALFSLPSYLLSLAAALSAVHSTRLALHANPTSSLLAAALRLFATTIFVYAILFAFSPLPRFLAALASSSSARLLLLAAGSALEVYLMAVTSVALVVSVAEEKFGWDAIRVGSALMEGSRACGWALSGLFVLGSSLIGSKVERLMEAEDWIRVEDKANVIVWYGLLVLWSYVIMTVFYCDCRKRHPISLPQPEELQLSVT from the coding sequence ATGGAATCGGGTGGCGTGTGGTGGTGCGTTTCGGCAGTGAAGATGGTAGTGGAGTCCATAAAGATTATAGGCTGCAACAAACTGGTGTTCGCATCAATTCTGCTTCTCACCACCCTCCCTCTCTCCACGCTCCTAATCTCCCAATCCATCTCCACCCACTCCCTCACCTCGCAAATTCACCATCTCGGGGCCCTCGCACGCTACGCCCCCACACGCTTTGAGGCCCGACACGTCTGGCTCCAGTCCCGCCACGACGCCCTTTCCCTCCTCCGCATCAAGGCCCTTTTCTCCCTCCCCTCTTACCTCCTCTCCCTCGCCGCTGCCCTCTCCGCCGTCCACTCCACCCGCCTCGCCCTCCACGCCAACCCTACCTCGTCCCTCCTCGCCGCGGCCCTCCGCCTCTTCGCTACCACCATCTTCGTCTACGCCATCCTCTTCGCCTTCTCCCCCCTCCCGCGCTTCCTCGCTGCCCTCGCCTCCTCTTCCTCCGCCAGGCTCCTCCTCCTCGCCGCCGGGTCCGCCCTCGAGGTCTACCTCATGGCGGTCACGAGCGTCGCCCTTGTCGTCTCCGTCGCAGAAGAGAAATTCGGGTGGGATGCCATTCGGGTCGGATCCGCTCTGATGGAGGGGAGCCGGGCATGCGGTTGGGCCCTGTCGGGTCTGTTCGTACTGGGGTCGAGTCTGATCGGGTCGAAGGTGGAGCGGTTGATGGAGGCTGAGGATTGGATCAGGGTTGAGGATAAAGCCAATGTGATAGTTTGGTACGGTTTGTTAGTGCTGTGGAGTTACGTGATTATGACGGTCTTTTACTGCGATTGTAGAAAACGCCATCCAATTAGTTTACCTCAACCAGAGGAACTGCAACTATCTGTAACCTAA